The nucleotide window TCTGATACAGGATTAGCAGTAAAAAATGAGTAGAAGTTTGTTCTTTGTAAAGGATGtaatctttttcatttttcactttaCCCAGATTGGGCATTGTATATGAGAGCATGTGCCAAAATGCAATTTTTTCCAACTGGTATTCACAGGAACAGTAAAACCAGTGATGTAATATACTTAAATAATTATGCCTTTGTTTTGATTGTAATATTAGCTCATTTACAAAATTTGCAAACACTTAAATAACTATTATAATAaactattattaataaaactaataCAGTTACTATTTATTGTATGAATTAAACTTTTTGGGAATAGTAAACATggcatacatttattttatgtatttccaGTATGACAAACTCAGGAAAAAAATAGACAGTGTAGGACAGATGAAATACACTTTactatgtttatttacattacagtttacagcactgattTAAACCGTTGGGAAAGATGGGGAAATGCCTTTGAGTTCCTATTCCCTTTAATAGGCAGaccaagcaataaaaacaacttTTGGTGCATCACAGAGGTGTGAGTTTGCTCCCAAGGTCATGAGCTAATCATTGGACTTTGGTGACGCCTGCTCGGCCTCCTGATAAACACCTGCTCAGTTTCAGGGTGTGAAACATTCTCAGAGACCCAGCTTATACGAGATGGGACGGGCAAAGCTGAATCATAAATCATCGATCTGTTCATTTTAAACTCAACATTTCCTCTACTGACTCCCACAAGAGCATACTCTCTCCCTGTGGACAATTTATGAAAAACTAATCTCTGTGACTTGTCTGCTCTGAAATCCTGAGGGGACACAGAGAATAAGAGGAGTAGATAACTTAGAACTGAGGAATATATGTAATACTACATTCTATAGGCAGTAATGGATCCCATTGTAGAAGTGGTAGCTCTGCTGCTTGGATTTATTGGCTGGGTGATGGTTGGAGTGGCCATCCCAAATCGCTACTGGAAGACCTCCACTGTGGACGGCAATGTCATCACCACTTCAACTCTGTATGAGAACCTGTGGATGTCCTGTGCTACTGATTCCACTGGAGTTCACAACTGCCGAGAATTCCCTTCACTCCTTGCACTGTCCGGTAGGGCCATGGTCTAACCCTGACCAAGCAAAccctctgtttctttttttcccctacaTTAATTCATCAAATAATATACTGCCTACCTGTACTATTCCTTTAATATAGATCTGGTTATCtagttaatttatatatatatatatatatatatatatatatatatatatatatatatatatatataaacccagAAAGATGGATGCATATGGCTGGATATATGGGGTTTTCCCCTATTATTGCTGTACTATTGATTTGATATATACCTGGCTGTAGTAGATTGCTCATTAGTAATAAGGTGGTGGAACGCCTATCTAACATAACCtaacaaatgtgtttaaatttcCTTGCActtatgaaatataaataaataagcacacctttaattatttttctgtttttgtgtatGTTCCCTATCAGTCCTGTATTTTAAGCATGTTAGTGCTATCCTCATTAGTATAATAGTATGAGTAGACCTCACTGGCTTAACAccacacaaaaaatatatttaaaaaaataaaagatctTTATCATTCTAATTGCTCTGATCCAGGTTATATCAGGCTACAGCTATGCTACTTAACAAGATCATAGATGCTATGCCCACTCTAGttgcttgtgcttttttttGACTACAGCCACAAGATTTCACATGGTAATACCTCAGTACACTAGGCCTCATCATGTCAAATTTCGGACAAATTTTTGTACAAAAATCCCCCCATACGAAATGCATTATGAAATGTTCAAATGACTACAGATGATTACATTTAAGGTGTGAGACTAATATAATTGCAATCTTTTAatggttttaatgtttattattattattattattattattattattattattatccagtTTTCTGTAATTAATACAGCCTGATGGACTTAATGTACAGTGCTATGGAGTGCATAggatttgtcatttttaatattcattcattatctgtaaccgcttatccagttcagggtcgcggtgggtccagagcctacctggaatcattgggcgcaaggtgggaatacaccctggagggggcgccagtccttcacaaggcaacacagacatacacagatcagccacaacattttGACAACCTCTTTCTACACTCACTTTGTAGATCTATAATTACAAATCTGTTACTCTTCATACTTTCttagccccttttcaccctgttcatcaatggtcaggacccccagagaaCCACCAAAAAGCAGTTAtgacttgggtggtggatcatcctcagcgctgcatttacactgatgtggttgtggtgtgttagtgtgtgttgtgctgtcgTTTtaaaaaccctcagtgtcactgctggactgagaatagtgcaCCAACCAAAAACTTCCAGCctacagcatcctgtgtccacttatgaagggctagaggacgaccaacacaaactgtgcaacaacaaatgagctactgtctttgactttacatctacaaggtggaccagtgaggtaggagtgtctaacagagtggacagagagtggacacaaggtttaaaaactccagcatcactgccaTGTCTGATCCACGCGGGCCCTTGCATGCACTGTAttatgtgggtcctgaccattgaagaagagGGTGAAACGGGGCAAACAatgtgtgcagagcaacagattaactttagtttgtaattgtagaggagcaaagtgctcctgtctggtcagtggagtgATTGGACTAGGAGTGTAAATACAAGTAGGTGGTcctaatgttatggttgattggtgtacaCTCATTCGTATGTATTGAAAGAATCACACACGTttccacacactaacacccacagttacagacacacacccacaggtgcgtgcacacacacaaacacactgacagtctttctcacaaacacacagacatatctAGTCTTAATCTAATCTAGTTTTATTAGATATAATTTCTgctaattgattgattgatactCTAACCCTAACCAAACATTTATTCTTAGTCTTCAGTAATTTTTTTCACTTgtaattttatgtttatatttaatttattttatatatatccaGCCAAGATTTAGCCTTGTGTCAATGGATGGTTCTGCAAGAACATTTCCTAAGAGTGGCATCTATAGTAGTGTACATTAAAGCATGCAACTTTCCTTTTCAGAAGCCTGCATACTGGAAGATTAAAGACCTCAAAGAAAGAGGCTTTAAAAGTATTTTATCAAATCACAGGAAGCTTAAGaaaatatttgtgttgtgtaggATATCTCCAGGCTTCGAGGGCTCTTATGATCACCGCTGTGGTGATGGGGAGCATTGGGCTGGTGGCCACTCTCATAGGCATGCAGTGCTGTAAAGCAGGAGGAGAGAATTACGTATTGAAGAGCAAACTCACTGCATTAGGGGGCGTCTTCTTCTTTTTGCAAGGTAGAAACACATTGGTACAGTTCAACAGGATGAAAGGAA belongs to Hoplias malabaricus isolate fHopMal1 chromosome 9, fHopMal1.hap1, whole genome shotgun sequence and includes:
- the cldn15a gene encoding claudin-15a; amino-acid sequence: MDPIVEVVALLLGFIGWVMVGVAIPNRYWKTSTVDGNVITTSTLYENLWMSCATDSTGVHNCREFPSLLALSGYLQASRALMITAVVMGSIGLVATLIGMQCCKAGGENYVLKSKLTALGGVFFFLQGLCTMISVSWYAFNITQEFFNPLFPGTKYELGEGLYIGWCSGILAICGGVCLMFACKSNTDDNKSAYPYQPSRGTVYSGAASRREAASTYDKNAYV